The following is a genomic window from Planctomycetota bacterium.
GGATCGACACGGCCGACATCGCCAACGCCGTCTACCGCCAGAACAACCCGGCGACATATGTCTGCATTGTGGCGAGCGGGACCGCGTACAAACGGGCACGCTGATGGCCGAGCCGTTGGACTATCGCAAGCCGGTCGACGAGCGCAACGCGTTGCATGACGTGTACGCCGAGCCGCAGTTCAGCGCGAGCGTGTCGGGGCGACCCGAGCCTGCACCGCGTGGAGCGGCCTCGGCCGGTGACGCGCACCTCACCGCGGTTTGGGACGAACCGACGTTCTCCGCGGAAGTCGGTGGCGACTTGCCCGACGACGCCGTGACGTTCGCACGCTGGTTCGAGGCCAAACAGATCGGTTCGGGAAAGTCGTGGGCCTACGCGTTGCTGATCGCAGTGTGCGCCGGCCCGTTCGCGGTGTTCGGCACGCTGCTCGATGCGACCGGCCGGGGCGCGTTCGGGATCATCGCCGTCGTGTTCGTCGCGCCCGTCGTCGAAGAGATGCTCAAGGCCGCGATCGCGCTCTGGGTGGTCGAACGCAAGCCGTATCTCTTCCGATCGTCGGCCCAAATCGGGCTTTGCATGCTCGCGAGCGGTTTGGGGTTCGCGGCCATCGAGAACGTGCTGTA
Proteins encoded in this region:
- a CDS encoding PrsW family glutamic-type intramembrane protease: MAEPLDYRKPVDERNALHDVYAEPQFSASVSGRPEPAPRGAASAGDAHLTAVWDEPTFSAEVGGDLPDDAVTFARWFEAKQIGSGKSWAYALLIAVCAGPFAVFGTLLDATGRGAFGIIAVVFVAPVVEEMLKAAIALWVVERKPYLFRSSAQIGLCMLASGLGFAAIENVLYLYVYIPDASPELWRWRWTVCVLLHVGCSGIAGLGAIRVWRSVVRTRRPARVSLAGFWLTAAALVHGLYNGWAVLFETFGGTF